In Salvelinus fontinalis isolate EN_2023a chromosome 25, ASM2944872v1, whole genome shotgun sequence, one genomic interval encodes:
- the LOC129823294 gene encoding 1-phosphatidylinositol 4,5-bisphosphate phosphodiesterase delta-1-like codes for MESNGKAGKHGLEGDVDLQFLLVGGKLMKVKSSSWKKVRMYKLHDDYVTVWHESHRIFKRKQNFSIDDVDSVRKGRQSEGLQKHTEAHVEDLCFSIFFKGRRRNLDLVATSVEEARQWVNGLEKILSNMKKLNRQQTSEHWIFNCMRKADKNNDNMMTLKELKHFLRQINIEVDDAYAKLLFTKCDTSNSGTLEGAEIKHFYDLLTHREEIDVIYKKHATTGGQMSADDLLNFLLNEQREVATLEDALRLIEKYELDDSAKHMNHMTKDGFLMYMQQEEGSIFNPAHKKVFQDMSQPINHYFISSSHNTYLMEDQLKGPSSTEAYIKALMKSCRCVELDCWDGAQGEPVIYHGHTLTSKVLFKDVIKAIKEYAFKTSEYPVILSLENHCTLEQQKLMAKHMISILGSALLTSPLEDQMPTAFPSPQELKGRFIIKGKRLNKLDAVFSSTSPGVEEDCVSEEDEAAETNHSKTDSNGQKAKAKKSKIKLAKQLSDLVIYCKSVHFSGFEHAKDNQAFYEMSSFKESKAVNLAETAAKAFIQHNMTKLSRIYPAGSRTASSNYNPVPLWNAGCQIVALNFQTPSKEMDLNQGLFRSNGLSGYVLKPEFQRDPGSEFNPMTLTKGPWIKPQAFHIMVISAQQLPKLNKDKPKSIVDPLVKVEIYGVPADTCSKETRSIENNGFNPMWNETFQFDIQVPELAMLRFLVEDYDATSQNDLIGHYCLPLTSLQNGYRHVPLLTKRGDVIPSAGLFVHLMLLDAK; via the exons TTTCCATTGACGACGTAGACTCTGTGCGTAAAGGCCGTCAGTCGGAGGGTCTTCAGAAGCACACAGAGGCCCACGTGGAGGACCTCTGTTTCTCCATCTTCTTTAAGGGCCGCAGGAGGAACCTGGACCTGGTGGCGACCTCGGTGGAGGAGGCTAGGCAGTGGGTCAACGGTCTGGAGAAGATCCTCTCTAACATGAAGAAACTCAACCGCCAGCAGACGAGTGAGCA CTGGATCTTCAACTGTATGAGGAAAGCAGACAAGAACAATGACAACATGATGACTCTGAAGGAGCTGAAACACTTCCTCCGACAGATCAACATCGAGGTGGACGACGCCTACGCTAAATTGCTGTTTACA AAATGTGACACATCAAACTCTGGCACCCTGGAGGGTGCTGAAATCAAACACTTCTATGACCTGTTGACTCACCGGGAGGAGATCGATGTGATCTACAAGAAGCACGCCACCACGGGGGGGCAGATGAGCGCCGATGACCTGCTCAACTTCCTGCTGAATGAGCAGCGTGAGGTGGCCACCTTGGAGGACGCTTTAAGACTCATAGAGAAATACGAGCTGGACGACTCAG CAAAGCATATGAATCACATGACCAAAGATGGCTTCCTGATGTACATGCAACAGGAGGAGGGGTCTATCTTCAACCCCGCCCACAAGAAGGTGTTCCAGGATATGAGCCAGCCAATCAACCACTACTTCATCAGCTCCTCCCACAACACCTACCTGATGGAAGACCAGCTCAAAGGCCCCAGCAGCACAGAGGCCTATATCAA GGCCCTGATGAAGAGTTGTCGCTGTGTGGAGCTAGACTGTTGGGACGGGGCCCAGGGGGAGCCAGTCATCTACCACGGCCACACCCTCACCTCCAAGGTCCTGTTTAAAGACGTCATCAAGGCTATCAAGGAGTACGCCTTCAAG ACATCAGAGTACCCAGTGATCCTGTCCCTGGAGAACCACTGTACCCTGGAGCAGCAGAAACTGATGGCCAAGCACATGATCTCCATCCTGGGCAGCGCCCTGCTCACCTCCCCCTTGGAGGACCAGATGCCCACTGCCTTCCCCTCACCCCAG gaGTTGAAGGGTCGGTTCATCATCAAGGGGAAACGGCTGAACAAGCTGGATGCCGTCTTCAGCAGTACTAGTCCTGGAGTAGAGGAAGACTGTGTCTCAGAGGAGGACGAGGCTGCAGAGACCAACCACTCCAAGACAGACTCCAACGGACAGAAGGCCAAAGCCAAG AAGTCAAAGATCAAGCTTGCCAAGCAGCTGTCTGACCTGGTGATCTACTGTAAGAGTGTCCACTTCTCAGGGTTTGAGCACGCTAAAGACAACCAGGCCTTCTATGAGATGTCCTCCTTTAAAGAGAGCAAGGCTGTTAACCTGGCCGAGACAGCAG CTAAAGCGTTTATCCAACACAACATGACCAAGCTGAGCCGTATCTACCCAGCGGGCTCCAGAACAGCCTCTTCCAACTACAACCCAGTTCCCCTGTGGAACGCAGGCTGTCAGATAG TGGCGCTGAACTTCCAGACTCCCTCTAAGGAGATGGACTTGAACCAGGGCCTGTTCCGATCCAACGGGCTGAGTGGATACGTCCTGAAGCCCGAATTCCAGAGAGACCCTGGGTCAGAGTTCAATCCTATGACCCTAACCAAGGGACCCTGGATCAAACCCCAGGCCTTCCACATCATG GTGATCTCAGCCCAGCAGCTGCCCAAGCTAAACAAGGACAAGCCTAAATCCATCGTGGACCCGCTGGTTAAAGTGGAGATCTACGGTGTTCCAGCTGACACGTGCAGCAAGGAGACACGCTCCATCGAGAACaacg GTTTTAACCCCATGTGGAATGAGACGTTCCAGTTTGACATCCAGGTACCAGAGCTGGCCATGTTGCGCTTCCTGGTCGAAGACTATGACGCTACCTCACAGAACGACCTGATTGGACATTACTGCCTGCCACTGACCAGTCTACAGAACG GTTACCGCCACGTCCCTCTGCTCACCAAGCGTGGTGATGTCATCCCCTCCGCCGGCCTGTTTGTTCACCTCATGCTGCTGGACGCCAAATAG